The window ATCTTCATCCtcatattcttttcttttcttatttcttgGAGGTTTTTTCTCTGGTTTCTTGTTGATCTCTCTGTtctctttaataataattacttCATTACTTCCTTCATTAGAAACACTTATCTGAGAACAATTATAAAGACATTGTTTTATCTCTTCTTGAACCAACAGAAATATTGTCCGTGTGTACAACTTGGAAGCCTGCCTTTCAAAATTCAATGCAGTCATAATTCTTGGCTTCTTGTTGTGTGATTGATGATCTAAAATTTCCAATCTATATCCTTGCCTCTCCATTGCAGATTCATAAGACATCATAAAATGTACCAATGTGGCATAAGGGTTTGTGAAATTCTTAAAAAAAGAGTTCTCACTTTCAGATCGAGAAGTCGTTCTCATTAGACCTGGCATTGCCAATTCTCGAAAGTATGCTGGTATCCATGAGTTTCTTATCTCATACATGTGTTTAAACCATGCATCATCTTCCAAGTTAAACTCTTTCGTTATCTCTTTCCATTTCCTCTCAAACCTTTCTGGACTTATTGATACATCCCAAACAATTtggttaaatttctttttgaaatcaGTGTTTTCAAAAATCCTTTTGCTAACTTTTGAAGATAGCTTTTGAGTTATATGCCACATACACAGTCTATGTCGTGAATCTGGGAAAACTGTTGCAATTGCCTTCTTCATTGATACATCTTGGTCAGTCACAACCATCCTAGGTTGTTCAACAAATGCACCTAAGAATGCCCTCAGTAACCATTCATAAGATTCCGCTGTTTCGTTGATTATCATTCCTGCTCCAATAGAAACTGTCTTCTTGTGGTTGTCTATGGCTGTAAAAGGTACGAATATCATATTGTACCTGAAATTGTAGGTTTCATATAGTTAGTTAATTAATGTACACAAACTTTAAACAATCTATTAGTTACGCATGAGTAAATAAAGCTATACTGCTGGTTATGtcagttacacatgtgtaacttgaACAACTTAGTGCATGAGTAAATCAAATTTATACTTCACTTAATATCACTGTTTCATTGCTTTCCCATGTGTAATTTTATAAACTTAGTGTATAAGAcaagtgaaaaaaaattattaacaaatgtataataaaacaaaagtacCTGTTAGTTCTGTATGTGGCATCGAATGAGATGATATCTCCAAATTCTATGTAATTCTGTCTCGCAATCTCATCAGCCCAAAATAATCCAGCAagcttgtaacaccccgctaaagcggaatatacgggatgcacggACAAGTACAAATGctcacagtacaagttcaacacagccattacgattaatcaaagatcaagagTACAATGTCGttacaaatcataattaagtctagaaCAAAAGTACAACGTTATTACAGCTTATAATCAAAATTGGATTAGGCAATGTTCATAAGACAGAACAAATGTCTTTCagaacagaacttgaactggAATAGCAATAAGGTCTTCGGAGCTCCTGAACTTGAACGCACGAACCGTCACCAAAGGAatgagcttagaacggaagactcttatgctaagatctagaacctagcctgaaaagcatgtaagttcaaaggtcaactacaaaagtagttggtgagattcacataaagtactttataagTATACATAAGTCTGATATGTATaaaagtctagtcaaaagtCTGTATGCCTGTCAAAagtaccttgctgtaataacagTAGATTAGAGTccgtaatgtacttaatatgtatgtctattattactgctaatccgcttggccataacgagctatgatGATTCAGGGAACTCATGCAATCAGATAGTATATAAGTACAAACTAGGTCAGAACCGGTGACCAGAGCAcgtgatcagaacaggtgaccaataagtctaggtaatatgcattctcctgtcttaaggagaatgaggatgggcctaccctaacagcgctgtccatatacctacggtccattcccagaattggtgggagatgaattgatagcagtaagtcttaggcctcatacataaaataaatacgtAACagtatgtattcaagatcctgcccattcaagatctagaaaacacaagtatcataacataaatagtctgtctgtacgtaaatagtctgtctgaaagtagtctgtctgtacataaatagtctgtctgaaaatagtctgtctgtacataaatagtctgtctgtctcaagatagtacgtagtacagtcaagaaaatatatatatataagtctgtatatatatataagtacaaaatagttttcatgcttttcagtccccgataaagaactttaaatatatacgaaagggggaataagtgaactcacagtgatctggtacaatatagagaactagtacagtgaacaaatacaaagatagataagtatacccaattacgccttgccgaactcctatgcacataataaccatatagaagtacatatattagtctaagtgattattcaaatcacaaatgtccttgacgaactgatgatttggtcctttgaacgttttgactcaaaatagttttaactgaactttacgtacatgaactgaattgtacgaatttagaccttaaattcgttgaCATGGACTGGTACGAAGTTGAGCCTTAACTTCGCATGATCTGGACATCTTCGCATGAATTAGACTTTACTAAGTTGGACCGTAAGATCGTATGAACTTGGCCCTGCGAACTTAGACCCTAAGTGCTTTGAACCGTACGAACTTAACTGTTATATTCACATGAATTGTTAGACGAAGTTGACTCTATTTTCGCATGAACCCCTTAAACGAATTTGTCTTTCATTTTCGTATGATCTGAACTGGTACAAAAATGGCCCCTAAATTCGCAAGCACTATTAAGTTCGTTTAATGACAGTAACAATTGGAATTTCATTTATGAAAACGAATTTAAAATTCGTTTGGAGAGAAACGAACATTATTTTCGTTGGAAGAAACTTAGACTGAACTTCGGGTGAGGGGAAATGGGCTTATAACTTCGTTTGGAAGGAAGAAATGGGCTTTAAGTTCGTTACAATGGAAAACGAACATGAAATTCGTTTGGGCTCAATATTGAACGAAGTTATTTGTTAAATTCATATGGTGTGGATCTAAACTtaagctaatttcgttttgaacatGATAATTTCGTTTGATGTTACAGGCATACGAACATAagactgaacttaacaaaaatcacgggttttgaagattaagacatgttacgacccaaatttgatcacaagacagttactagacttatttaaacataaacccattaaCTTTTGACACGATTTTGACgacaaaatgaccaaatcatcaaggacacaagtctaaaaagtttacttttaatttgatcaagactcaaaagttgttgttgttacctcaaaaccgatttcagaaacacgttttgatgattacaagaaagctaatgatatcaatgatttcacccaaaccaaccaaaatcaggagatgatttatgtgtgttttaaggtgtgGAGAGTGTGTGAAGAGAGGTAGGGgatgatgaatagtaaacttttagggttttacactttctatttataccttaccataaaaatgacatttcacaactacaaggaccattttgcaattaatttagGCTGAActcttttatgaacttttaacatttacgaaccgaacatattatattattgcacGTAATCACgaactcgtcgtacaatattaatatttagatcaatttgaagttcacataagcacataatgaacatctaaagtacgtctataactcatataaattagactGTCTGGCCGATCTGGTGGCATATGTacgtttttaagaacttaaatagaacatttctgggacggttgttacaaagCTCATTGTTGTTCAccttatatttataaaaaaacccGGAACACAATCCTTTCGGTTATTCATCTTATTTATTAGCATTTGAGAGTCATCTGAACCAATTAAACAGTTTATTGCCATTTTATGGTTCTTAAAATCAACAACTGTTCCATGTGTGTTTTTCTGAGATCCTACGAGGTTACTATAGATGTGATGAGCTCTAGTTGGTCCTATGTCGGAAGTTGAAACCTTCTGAATAAAATTTATTTCGGATATGCCCAGTTTTCTATGTTTCTTTGAAAGGCATCTATATTCTCCTGCATTCATCTCGTGATTGTGTTTCTCTACAAATTCTGTTAACTCATATTTTCCGTTGTGTTCAACAATCTTGAAAAAAACATGAGCTTTGCAACCTGTAACCATTGTTGATGATCTACGTTCTCTTTCTTCTGAATTTAATGTATCCATACTAACATCTGGACTCTTTCCAGATTTACTACACCAAATGTACTTGGTTTTAACCTTACCACTTTTTGACCTTCCTTGGGTTGATAGTTTGGTATCAAATCCAGCTTCATAGGCATACTTTTCGTACATTTGTATAGCTTCTTCTATAGTCTTAAATATAGTACCCTTGACTGGTTTCAAATTgtcatctactattggtgtgcACGAATCATCATCGTAAAGTTCTTCTGTTCTACTTGTATATAAATTAGTGTTTGAGATGCTAAAAGAACCTATATGAAAATGTaacaaaaaacacacatatgaaaatatatttataaattatagatatatctACATTAGTAGTATgcattacacatgtgtaacttataGCTAAATAACTGACATTagataacttacacatgtgtaacttgcTTAATAGTTGAATGTCAAATATCAGACTCCTACATTAGTATTATGGATTACATATGTGTAACTTATAGCTAAAAGTATactcaaatgctttataattttattaaatcagGATCAAATTTAATTGATGTATCATAAAAACTATCTAAAAaaatgtatcataaaaaaaaagtacactcaaatgctttataattttattaaatcaggatcaaatttaaaagtacactcaaatgctttataatttaattgatgtatcataaaaaaatgtattataaaaactatctaactagaaataaaataaacaattattgTATGATATTCGAGaataatataaattagaaatgaaaaaatagaaaaaattacTTGATTCAGCTGGTGCGTTATTAGCAGTTGAATCGACATCTTCATCAACATTTGCATTCTGATTTGTCTCCATACAATTTAGATCGGAAAATTAATTTAGGGTTTTCTGGAAAATTGAAAtctaaaaatttttatttaaatggaATTAAAGGGAAAAGAATGTTCGTTTTAGGCCAAACATTGTAGACGgttgtttaatttgttgttagATGTCGGCATGCTGTCAGAATTAGCGGCCTTCACGGTAGATTGGATTGCCGTCAAGAACGGAGATGATGGTTGTAGAAGAAAGAGTCGTCGTTGCGGTTTATATAGGTAGGATGAAAATAATGTTGGTTTTCCTATTTTACCCCTctgcgttcttttttttttatctacagACTTGATGATCAGACGGTCCAGGATTATCCCCTTGTACTATTTTGGTTGGTTGTTTCCCATATAACccgcccatatatatatatatatatatatatttattggtaGATGGTTTGTTTTCATTAAATGTAATAACTGAATAATGACATTGTTTTCGAGATTCTCATTTATGCAGTATATGAAAATTGgttcattttccatatatacaGTCTAATAGACAATATGTACTAAAGAAAGCGGAACAAAGTTTATAGCTAGTTTGTCATTGCCAAAGAACTCCTGAGCCAAATCTTGATAACTTATTGGACACTTTTTTTAACGATTAGATACAgatagttataacttataagttcagacttttcaaaaaaaataacttataagTTCAGGTATTTTATTGTTTGATTTATTTCTTGTTTCAAACAGGAAACTTGTGAGGCAGAGGATGGCAACCCTGTGCAGAAAAGGAAGAGAGGAAGATCACCAATATTAGAAGCTAAGAGACCAAAAGCTTTACAAAAAGGTACAAGATTAAATGACAGATTAAAACTTGACGAATGGGGCTGATACAACTTACCGTTCTTgcatttaaaattataattacaaaACTATACGTATATTAATAACCCAACTTTAGACTAATATAATTTCAGTTGCTGTAAAAACTTGACTCCTGACCATGTTATATATACTTTCTTCAACTGTTTCCTTTTTAactagtttatttcattttatccATATTACTCGTGAGCAATTTATTGTTCCTTGAATCTACCTATTTTCACTTGAATTTGTTAAAATTGTCCTCTCTAGCTTGGTTTTAAAAGGCGATAGGCGCACAAAAGCGATAGGGTCCATTTCGGAAGCACTAAGCGCAAAAGCGGCGAGCTTTTCGTACGCGAGGCGCACACTTatgaaaaaaatcataaattatcTATATAGTATCTACAACacataaaataccaaaacaCCATCAGTAAAATACTCGTTTGAGTCCGACTTTGATCaaatttggtttttgaaaagaaactctCAAAAGATTGTTGGTCTTGTCGAGGAAAAAGAGAGAAGAGATCAATCTTGTTGAGAAAGAAGAGgtaagaaaaaaagatttacttatttataaaaaaaatcatcttgTGTACAAAAAGCTCACGCTTTTTAGTGCCTGGGTCTGACAAAACAACCCAAAAAGCGAGCGCTTTTTGTACACCCTACACCTTGGGTACCAAAAAGCTCTAAGGCTTGCGCCGCTAAGGGcgcgctttttaaaaccaagctCTCTAGCTGAATCATATATTTCTCTACATATAGGGATTGTCATGAGTGATGGTAACTCTttctaattttgaattttcCCTTTGCTGAAGGCATTATACTTTTTCACGTGGACTGGGACTGGTCCATTGGATAATGAGTCAAAACATGTTTGGGATGTAATGTGTTGAATATCGAGGCTAAGGTCGGGTTTACTTAAAATTACTTTCTAGTTCACGGTTATTACTTCTAATAACAAACCTAACCTTAGTTTGATTAGAAAACAACATCTTTAGAACAAGAATCTGGATTCTTTGATTAAAGTTATATTAAGGAGGTTGCATGCGATAACAGTACAATGCATGCGACTTTGAACTTCTTTGTCCCATTTGACCATTCATTACAAActaattgtattttatttagagATTAGCGCTGAGACCATCTTTATTCGTGAGACCACTCATGACCATCAgctttattatttcatttatttgtagCAATCATGACCATCCATTTTACTCATGACCATATGTGACCAACTTTCAATATCTTTATTGTTCCATTTTACTCTAAAGCTATACTTAGTAAACAATGAGGACCATTCATGAAAATAATATGACTACGTCTTATGAAAAATATGGTCTTGGTgattattttcttatttgagTTTGCCTGGATTTAAATGACTAcatcttttaaataaatataatcttGGTGATTTCTCTTAATTATACCAATCCGAGTTAATACACAATCTCAAACGACCCATGCCACtaataagtaaatgggtcataATTTCCAAATTTAGTTGTGACCAATGTGCTTAAGACTTGTAGTCCTTGGCATTATCTACGAtgtaaatattcatattaagtTATGGTTGACGTAAATATATTCAACTAACATAGAGTAgtgtaaaaaaaacatttgtggTTGAAAATCCTTAGTAGTAAGATGCATGTAAATACTAAAGATGCATTTGAGTAATAATTAAGATGCATGTTACCATTAACATAAAATGTTGATATGGAAAGAAATAGTTAAAAATGTATGTTTTCTTCTCGAAACTGCATGTTAGTAATATATAAGCTGTGTATTAGTGTTTCGCACACTTCCCATTTCAAGGGGATTCGCACAGTAAACTGGTACTCCAACACTTATTCCGGATATCGTGATCTTGGATCCAGGTTTCCACTTTCCTGTTTTCGGAACTGCGAGTCAATATGCAGTGTTCgttcaagatatatataaatttattatatctGAATGATATGATGAGTGCTACgaataaatgatttaggaggtagTATCCCTTGACAATTGCCGTTTGGTGGCTTTCGACCCATCTCATTTGTAGCTGAGCTTTTCATAAATAATCGTTTTCAGAATAACCCAAATTGACGGGTTCTGAAGTAAGTGGGCAGACCTCTGGTCCCAACAGAGAAACTAACagtatatctttttttttttcttatttgtttatctaGGAATTGAAGTTCATGTTCTAGACCTCCTGACCAACATGATGAACCAAGTGGTGCTCTGAATAACACCATTATGAACACCGAATATCAGAAAGTGTGGCCTTTTAGCAAGCAGTCTGCCATATGGGCTACTATCGAATCTTCGGAATCATATCGCCAACCACCTCAAAAGCCACACTGTTCGCCTCTGAAGAAAGTTAAAGCTGATTATCGTGAAGGTTTAGCTATCTCGACATTTGAAAATTTGTAAAGATACAATTGACTGATCCTGTTGACATAATCACGGACAGTTTTGAAACTTTAGTTAACTTGGAGACGCATGGGTTTGATGTGGGTGTTGTTCGAGCTCGCTTAAAAGAATTGCTGTCTCGGAAAGAGAAAGTAGGTCAGCTCAGGGATATGGTGAAAAACTATGAGGAAAAATTTGAAAAGTG is drawn from Erigeron canadensis isolate Cc75 chromosome 9, C_canadensis_v1, whole genome shotgun sequence and contains these coding sequences:
- the LOC122583298 gene encoding protein FAR-RED ELONGATED HYPOCOTYL 3-like translates to MAVLNLYCEHLYLSVHPVYSALAGCYKLAGLFWADEIARQNYIEFGDIISFDATYRTNRYNMIFVPFTAIDNHKKTVSIGAGMIINETAESYEWLLRAFLGAFVEQPRMVVTDQDVSMKKAIATVFPDSRHRLCMWHITQKLSSKVSKRIFENTDFKKKFNQIVWDVSISPERFERKWKEITKEFNLEDDAWFKHMYEIRNSWIPAYFRELAMPGLMRTTSRSESENSFFKNFTNPYATLVHFMMSYESAMERQGYRLEILDHQSHNKKPRIMTALNFERQASKLYTRTIFLLVQEEIKQCLYNCSQISVSNEGSNEVIIIKENREINKKPEKKPPRNKKRKEYEDEDIVEDIVTVHEEDPEDGIKESTKNAKRHTACTSGTTTLKMIYTFKADLLFFSFKVLLNKDEDTIKCTNDIQEIPEKYILRRWRKDLIPPGMRTRRKRFGESSEKCDKLANELHFIVENCVSILSKDIPKLSDFVKTVRELKDKIEDNVSTSRTKKTKEVILDFLGVQQPETREVENPAVVCYKGSHSDSSLKSSKEIAMEEHAKPKRKCANCGLMTNHDKRNCAKKKLEEEKAKAIAETLQRFKKK